The nucleotide window CAATAACTTACGTGTTCGCAATGGGTCATGATTAAAAATATTGCCCTGTTCATACGGACTGACATGCATCCCAAACAGAATCGCCTCGCCATTTTGAATCCGTGCATAGGCATCCTTAAGATTCACTTTACCGGCACGAATCGACTTGATTTCTGTCCCCTGCAAGACGATACCTGCTTCATACGTTTCTTCAATAAAATAATCATGGTAAGCCTTCTTGTTTTGTGCGACTACTTTTCCTGCACCTTTTGGCATAATTTTCACCTCAATCTATAGATTTTATTTTAGCAAAAAATATATGCTACTACAATTGAAAGAGAGCCTCCGAAGAAAGGCTCCCCCTAAATAATTATTTATTTTTACGCTTCGTGCTTTTCGACTTAGGCACGTTATCGTAAAATTTACGTTTCTTTTTCTTTTTGTTACCCTGG belongs to Neobacillus sp. OS1-2 and includes:
- the smpB gene encoding SsrA-binding protein SmpB, giving the protein MPKGAGKVVAQNKKAYHDYFIEETYEAGIVLQGTEIKSIRAGKVNLKDAYARIQNGEAILFGMHVSPYEQGNIFNHDPLRTRKLLLHKREISKLLGETKEAGYALVPVKLYLKNGFCKVLIGLAKGKKNYDKRESLKQKEAKREIERAFRDRQKM